From one Populus alba chromosome 17, ASM523922v2, whole genome shotgun sequence genomic stretch:
- the LOC118055006 gene encoding CMP-sialic acid transporter 3 has protein sequence MKNGTLECSVCHSKLVSPNSRTYSKAYDRHKIRVSSKQRALNVLLVVGDCVLVGLQPILVYMSKVDGKFNFSPLSVNFLIEAAKVLFAIVMLLFQARHQKVGEKPLLSISTFVQAARNNVLLAVPAFLYAINNYLKFIMQLYFNPATVKMLSNLKVLVIAVLLKFIMRRRFSIIQWEALALLLIGISVNQLRSLPEGTSAMGLPVATGAYIYTLIFVTVPSMASVFNEYAMKSQYDTSIYLQNVFLYGYGAIFNFLAILVTVVVKGPSSFNILEGHSKATMLLIFNNAAQGILSSFFFKYADTILKKYSSTVATIFTGIASAALFGHTLTINFMLGISIVFISMHQFFSPLAKVKDEQQNGITELRDVPEKLKSKDSFLDLAAAAHVETTRHAGEDERRPLLPT, from the exons ATGAAGAACGGCACGTTAGAATGCAGTGTGTGCCATTCGAAATTGGTTTCTCCAAATTCTAGAACATATTCGAAGGCTTATGACCGGCATAAGATCAGGGTTTCATCAAAGCAGCGTGCCCTTAATGTGCTTTTGGTTGTTGGCGATTGTGTCCTAGTTGGTTTACAG CCAATTTTGGTTTATATGTCCAAGGTGGATGGGAAGTTCAATTTTAGCCCGCTTAGCGTTAACTTCTTGATAGAGGCTGCGAAGGTTCTGTTTGCaattgtcatgcttttgttccAG GCGAGGCATCAGAAAGTTGGAGAGAAGCCCCTTCTATCAATCTCCACATTTGTACAG GCAGCCCGTAACAATGTTCTTCTTGCAGTTCCAGCTTTTCTTTATGCTATCAATAACTATCTGAAATTCATCATGCAG TTATATTTCAATCCTGCAACTGTGAAGATGCTGAGCAATTTGAAG GTTTTGGTAATTGCTGTTTTACTGAAATTCATAATGAGACGTCGGTTTTCCATAATTCAG TGGGAAGCTCTTGCTTTGTTGCTCATCGGAATAAGTGTAAATCAGTTGCGCTCTTTACCTGAAGGTACTAGCGCTATGGGCCTTCCAGTTGCAACGGGTGCATACATCTACACATTGATCTTT GTGACTGTTCCATCTATGGCCTCTGTATTTAATGAATATGCTATGAAGAGCCAATATGACACAAGCATTTACCTACAG AATGTATTTTTGTATGGATATGGTGCTATATTCAACTTTTTAGCAATACTGGTAACTGTCGTGGTCAAAG GACCCAGTAGCTTTAACATCCTGGAAGGACATTCAAAAGCTACCATGCTTCTAATATTTAACAATGCAGCCCAAGGaattttgtcttcttttttcttcaaatatgcAG ATACAATCCTGAAGAAGTACTCTTCAACAGTCGCAACAATCTTCACTGGCATTGCATCTGCTGCGTTGTTTGGTCATACTTTGACCATAAACTTTATGTTAGGAATTTCTATCGTGTTCATCTCAATGCACCAG TTCTTTTCACCACTTGCAAAAGTCAAGGATGAACAGCAGAATGGAATAACGGAACTGAGGGATGTTCCTGAGAAACTCAA GTCAAAAGATTCGTTCCTAGATTTGGCAGCAGCAGCTCATGTAGAG ACAACTCGTCATGCAGGAGAGGATGAAAGACGGCCTCTACTCCCTACCTAA
- the LOC118055007 gene encoding uncharacterized protein translates to MALAFIYSLQNVWPLSILKVDDLKASNEIVRKLSIPENTKRFVFAVRDPKSQSVIYILCAQNLSERSAVDVECLVREVRPDAVVAQVGHSALVDIQTEESELGNIVDELVPTSSFGVIKRCFLEKINKEKYEDVAGNLVLREMFGTSFHGHILAARRVAKEVGSSFLVLETSSIDTVIGDINSSEADTGSKFHAFVSSLVPQKVGSIALQSSKRFSLDDNVQSRMVKLLSSYMDVSLWKLSPSSSVSESGLKEIQPGNTFQVPPFAQSVYPLLLDLHNIFIDLPFIGRALAFAQKMLDDVNRGEAVDTQIISEVHTFRVAVEGLRIALNSAGRLPIKEVGKPNKTKVEFSELQVQDKSYALTAQALQSQTRKFKTIVAVVDASGLAGIRKHWNTPVPPEVKDLVGKLVTDCESDGEVPNHDEKRRLLSNKPMVAVGAGATAIFGASSLSKVVHASTFMKVVTFKFPTALKLLLIQTQKIMAISMGKTLGPTKLLAPGLANSGANATSALKAAVSAEKIRTVVHSVIASAEKTSFSTMRTAFYEIMRKRQVQPIGVLPWAAFGCSVATCSALLMYGDGIECAVESLPAAPSIASLGRGIQSLHQASQVVGQTDGTRIQTSIESLMNRLRKVKMQ, encoded by the coding sequence ATGGCACTTGCATTTATCTATAGTCTACAAAACGTGTGGCCTTTGTCAATATTGAAAGTTGATGATTTGAAAGCATCTAATGAAATAGTTAGGAAGCTTTCTATACCAGAAAACACgaaaagatttgtttttgcaGTTCGCGATCCGAAATCTCAATCTGTGATTTATATACTCTGTGCTCAGAATTTATCTGAGAGGTCGGCTGTAGACGTTGAGTGCCTTGTTAGGGAGGTTCGACCAGATGCTGTAGTGGCTCAGGTGGGTCATTCGGCGCTGGTTGATATTCAAACTGAAGAGAGTGAACTAGGAAATATTGTTGATGAGCTAGTTCCCACTTCGTCATTTGGAGTGATTAAAAGATGCTTTTTAGAAAAGATTAATAAGGAAAAGTATGAAGATGTGGCTGGCAACTTGGTTTTGAGAGAAATGTTTGGGACTAGTTTTCACGGGCATATCTTGGCTGCCAGGAGGGTGGCCAAGGAGGTCGGTTCATCTTTTTTGGTGCTGGAAACATCATCTATTGATACAGTTATCGGGGACATTAATTCGAGTGAAGCTGACACAGGGAGCAAATTTCATGCTTTTGTTAGTAGTTTAGTGCCACAGAAAGTGGGTTCGATTGCTTTGCAAAGTTCAAAGAGGTTTAGTCTTGATGATAATGTTCAGTCACGGATGGTGAAGTTGTTATCTTCTTATATGGATGTGTCATTGTGGAAGTTGAGTCCATCAAGTTCTGTTTCAGAGTCAGGATTAAAAGAAATTCAGCCAGGAAACACTTTCCAGGTGCCACCATTCGCCCAATCTGTTTATCCATTACTCCTGGATctacataatatatttattgatcTCCCATTCATTGGGAGGGCTTTAGCCTTTGCACAGAAAATGCTAGATGACGTAAACAGGGGGGAAGCTGTGGATACCCAAATTATATCTGAAGTGCACACCTTCCGAGTTGCTGTTGAGGGGCTGAGAATTGCCCTTAACAGTGCCGGTCGATTGCCCATTAAAGAAGTGGGGAAGCCCAACAAGACTAAAGTTGAGTTTTCAGAGCTTCAGGTTCAGGACAAGTCATATGCACTCACTGCACAGGCCCTTCAAAGCCAGACTAGGAAGTTCAAGACTATAGTAGCCGTGGTGGATGCTAGTGGCTTAGCAGGTATTAGGAAACATTGGAACACTCCTGTTCCTCCAGAAGTGAAGGATTTGGTTGGGAAGCTTGTCACTGATTGTGAAAGTGACGGAGAAGTTCCCAATCATGATGAAAAGAGACGGCTACTTTCAAACAAACCTATGGTGGCAGTTGGAGCTGGGGCAACAGCAATTTTTGGAGCTTCGTCTCTTTCCAAAGTTGTTCATGCATCGACATTCATGAAGGTTGTTACATTTAAATTTCCTACTGCCCTTAAGCTTTTGCTGATCCAAACTCAAAAGATAATGGCAATATCTATGGGCAAGACTCTTGGTCCAACAAAACTGCTGGCCCCTGGACTTGCCAATTCTGGAGCCAATGCAACATCTGCGTTGAAAGCAGCTGTTTCTGCTGAGAAAATCCGGACAGTGGTCCACAGTGTTATAGCCTCTGCTGAGAAAACCAGTTTTTCAACTATGAGAACAGCTTTCTATGAAATAATGAGAAAACGGCAGGTGCAACCTATTGGTGTCCTACCTTGGGCAGCATTTGGTTGCAGTGTTGCAACTTGCTCAGCATTGCTCATGTATGGAGATGGGATTGAATGTGCTGTTGAGTCTCTTCCTGCAGCCCCGTCAATTGCCAGTTTGGGTCGTGGGATTCAAAGTTTGCACCAGGCATCTCAAGTAGTTGGGCAGACAGATGGCACCAGAATACAAACATCTATAGAGTCTTTGATGAACAGGTTGAGGAAAGTAAAGATGCAATAA